DNA from Deltaproteobacteria bacterium:
ACTCTTTACTTACCCTCTTCAAAATTATTTCGTCAAGTTATTTTAGAACTAATGTCCCCCTTTTTTTCATGCAAATTCGCGCATCTGCAAGGGGAAGGTTTTCAACAGCGTACCCTTGGGTAGTATAGCTTGACTCAATCACTTTTTTTGTTCTATTTTTTTACCACCGATGGGCAACTGACGAACTCTTATGCGCCTTTGATCAAATACGACGACACATCCTTTCTTGAGAAACTTCTGAATAGACGGTAGGTTTGTTAAAAGAACCTCCACTTGCCCTTGAGGTCTGCGGGGGGTTCCACGACGCAATAAGATCAACGAAGGACTTTCTTTCTAACGCAACGCCAACATCGTGCCAAAATCTGTATCTGCGGAGATAATGATGCGTTTTTCTTTTACAGCCCATGCGAAAACCTCTTCATCGGTGGACTTGTGAAGGTTAACGTCACGCACATGCACCGCATCCAATCCAGCACGATGCAGCTCCTCGGCTACCATGGGAGACAAGGCGTTATCGATCAGAAATTTCATCCATGGACCACCAGAGGAAGCTCGCGCTCGCGCACAGCTTCAGCGGCGTAACGTAAGGCTTCTCGAATATCCTCGGGTTCCAGATCTGGATATAGCTTAATAATCTCTTTTGCACCTATCCCCTCAGCAACTGTATCCACAATCGTAGCCACAGGAATTCGTAAACCACGGATACACGGTACACCTCCCATCTGTAGAGGATCCACAGTAATACGAGTAAACTTCATTATAGTGCACCTCCCCCTAAAATTTTA
Protein-coding regions in this window:
- a CDS encoding DUF433 domain-containing protein produces the protein MKFTRITVDPLQMGGVPCIRGLRIPVATIVDTVAEGIGAKEIIKLYPDLEPEDIREALRYAAEAVRERELPLVVHG